A window of Halovivax gelatinilyticus genomic DNA:
ACCAGCTAACTAGCGCGACCGTCGAGAGGGCGATGACGTACTTCAGTCCGCTCAGCAGCTTCGCATCTCGCATGTAGCCGCTGATGAACCCGGACAGGATGGCGTGCATCGTCACAGCGTGGAAGAACAGAAGTGACATCAGGTTCACGTCGATATTATCGCTGAGATCCATATCCGACATCGGACCACCCGCAGCTTGTGCTTGATCTGCATCCACCTCTCCTTCGGTCCCGAGTCCAGACATCGTCTCCAGGAACTGCGTCTGCAAGATCGCGATCACGGCGAGCATCGTCATGAACGTCATGATGATGATGACGACTTGCATCCGCGTGCGCGACTTTCGGTCGCGCTCGATGTCGTCGTGGTTCTCACTCGCTCGTGCGGCCGTCCGAAGGACGTTCGAAATCTGATTCGACGCCTCCTGGGCTTTCGTAATCAATTTCACCGTTCGAGCCAGCCGCGGGATGTGGTACTTGTTGTTGAACTCGATCATCGTCGCTTTCAGACTCATCCCGTAGTTGACCTTGGTGTGCATCTGCTCGAACTCGCCGGCCAGTTTACCATTCGTCGTGTCCGACACCGATTTCAGCGATTCGAGCAGCGTGAGCCCCGTATCGTTCGCACTCGAGAGTTTTCGGAGGTCTTCAGAGAGCGTCGAAACGACCTGGTGTCTGGATCTGACGTTCCACTCGTAAAAGATCGCAAGCGGTATCATCGTTGCGTACACCGGAAAGTAGACGTAGATGAACGTCCCCCAGACCGGATTTTCTTGCATTCCCGACCAGCTCGTCGGCGCGGAGTCTTGAACCATCGCTGACGTTACGATGACCAGGACGGCGGGGACGGTAAGCGCGAGTGTGTACATCGGATTCTCTCGGAAGAAGTGATGCGGTCGCTGGAGGACGTTCATCGTCTCGTGTGTCCCCTCCCGATTCTTGATCCGATCGAACACCCGGTGGCTGCCAGTGAACTGCTCGATGAGTCCCAGATCGAGCAGGCTGCTGTTCTGGGTCGCTCGTAACCGCTCGTGACCGCCGTCGGGACTGAGGTAGCCGTCGCCGATCTCGTCGTGTTTCACCGTCGACACGAGAACGATGAACCCGATCCCAGTCAGTGGAATTAGGGCGTAGACCGAGATGTAGATCATGCTTATCGAGACGTCAGAACCCGGAATCATCTGCATGATCACCAGGATGATGATCAAGAGTAGCGGAAACAGCGAGAGCGTCATGTACATCTCGCCGAATAGCTCCAGGGTCTCTAACGTGAGTTCCTGTTGCTGTTTGGCCGTCCGCATGTGCTTTTCTTTCTTATCCGAGAGGAAACTCTCCATGTCGCCACCGCTGTTGACGATCGAGAGCATATCTGTCAAAAATTGAGACAGCTCGTCGCTCGGTGTCTCGATCGCCTGATTTCGAATTGCCGTTCGATAGTCCGTATCGAAGTATTCAGTTTCGTTTACGATACTCTGAAACTCCTTCGAGACCTCGCCGTACGTATCGTCGGCTTCGGCCATCGCTTCTAAAATTTCGAGCTGGTTGAGCCCGCCAACCGAGAGGGCGTACATGAACGAGACCGAGTCGGTAAGCAACATGTTGATCTCGCGTTTTCTGGCTGACGCTCTCGAGTATGGGACGGCGACGAGCGATCCGAAGCCGAGTGCGAACCCGAGCGACCCAAAGACGATGCCACAGAGAATAACCAGAGTCGGTATTTTAACCGTCTCCCAGAGGTTGAGCATCGTTTCGCTCGACATCGGTACGCCGAAGATTTCTTCGACTTCGACGAGCCCCGTTCCGAAGACGGCCCAGCCGATGAGTAATCCCAGAATCCAGAGGAACAAGCCGCTGATGAACCCGATACCGATTGCACGGGAGAGGTACATCTCGACCGTGTCCGTCATTCTGGCCTGAGCGAGCTTCTTCTCCACGTCGGCGGCGAACTGGCTGTCGTCGCTAAACAGCCGGGCGTAGACCGGATAGAACGTATCACCGAGGGTGTCGGAGTCGCCGAATCGGGTATCCGATGGATCTCTCTGCTGAAAACTCATGACTCGTCCTCTTCGTCGAATCGATCGGCTTGTTCGTCCCCTTCGGCTTCGTTTACGTCGTCGCTACCGGTCTCACTCCGGGGGGACGCCTCGTTTTCGTCCTGCTCTGACGAACCGAAGATCGATTCCTCGTCCGACTCCCGGTCGAAGATCGAGCCAGAATCGCCTGTATCGGGCTCAGTATCGTCGAACATGGGCCCGTCTTCCGTGCCAAAGATCGACCCGGTGTCGTCGTCTTCTGTGTTGTCTGTCGACTCGTCCCCGGTCGACTGTTCCGACTGAAGCTCTCCCGATTCCCACGCGTCGTCGGCACTGTCACTGGCTGGTTCCCACTCGGTCTCGTCGTCCGTTGCTCGATCGGATCGGTCAGTTTTACTCACTTCCTTCGTTCGCGCTCGTCGACCGAGATCCCACTCCGGCTCGCTCTCATCCGACTCGTCTCCTCCCGGTGAGAAGATCGAAGCGAGATCGTCCTCCGGGAACATCGAGTCGAAATCTGACGTATCCGGTTGCAACGAGTCGTCTTCTTCAGATGGCTCAGATTCGATGGTGCCCGATTCGAGCGCTTCCAGCGTATCTTCCATCCCGGTAAAGAGACTCTCCAGTCCGTCACCAGAATCGTCCGCCGATCGGTCCGTCGCGTCCGGGTCGCTGATTGTGGGCGACGGCTCTTCGAGTTCGAGCGTGTCATCGGACGTCGCATCGAGTTCGGCCGACTCTGTAGGGTCGTCGCTTCCTTCCAGTGCCGGTGGATGCGCTACGGCTTCGCTTTCGTCAGTTTCGACCGTTTCCTGGGCGGTTCCTGAGGCCTCAACTGTCTTGGTTTCGATTCCATCATCCTCGAGCCAGGATGGCGTCTCGGCTTCGGCTTCGACACCTGCCTCCGCCGAGGGTTCGTCGAAAGTGAACGCTTCGTCTTCGTCGGCGCCCCACTCGGGTGCCGGTCCGGTCACGAACGCTTCGTCGAAGTCGAACGCTTCCTCATCCGTTGGTTCGAACGCAGTTTCATCCGCTTCGACCTGCTCCAGCGCGCTTGCAAGCCCACTCGGGACGCGCCCGCGATACTCGTCGAAGAGTGACTCTTCGGCTCGCTCTAGGATGTCCATCGACAGGTTATAGGTCTCTGTTGATGCGTCCGGGCGTGGAACGAGTTCTTCCTTTTCGGGATCGACGTCGATCTTGACGCTCTCCATCTCGCGGAGGTCGGCGAGGCTGTGTTCTAACTGATCGTTCGCGATCAGCGTGAGAATGGTATCCGGATCGTTGATGAACGCCTGAACCGTCGCTGCCACCTCGGCGTACGTATTCAACCCGTTTCTGATCAGGTAGGCCAGAATCACCTTCCGCTTGAACAGTTCGTCCTGGAGCTTCTCGTAGTTCCAGCCCCGATCGAACATGATCTCGTCTAGGGTGTTCGAATCACCCATTTTGAGATACTCGTCCGTCTCGGCTTGCCACTGGTAGACGTCTTGAACGTTTATCTCGTCGTTCTCCGCCTCGTAGTGGTTAATCTCGGTTAGCGACTTGTTCCGCCGGACCTTGCGTCCCTGTACTCGCGTCTGGGTCTGGATGGAAACGAGATCCAGAGCTGTGAACATCGTCTTCGAGACATTGATCGGATCCGTCGTAAATCGCTTTAGCACCTCGTCGACCGAGTCGGCGTGGAAGGTAGTGTACGTAGTGTGACCCGTCGACATCACCTGAAACAGCGTTCGACCTTCTTCTCCACGGATCTCACCCATGACGATGTAGTCGGGTCGTTGACGCAGTGCCGCTTCTAGCAGGTCGAACTCGTCGATATCGCCGGTGGAGTCGTCGGAGAACGACGGCCGGGTCATCGAGGCGATCCAGTTTCGTTGCGGGAGTTCGACTTCGCGTGTATCTTCGATCGAGACGATCTTCGTGTTCGCCGGTATGAAAAGCGATACGGCGTTAAGCGAGGTCGTCTTCCCGGACGCAGTCCCGCCGGCGAAGATCAGGCTCTTGTGATTTTCGATACTCAGCCAGAGAAACGCCATCTCGTCTAGGCTGAACGTGTTCCAGTTTATCAGGTCGATCGGGGTGAACGGGACGTCCTTGAACTGCCTGATCGTGTAGTTCGTCCCGTGATCGGAAACTTCCTGCCCGAGTGTGAGCTGTGCCCGCGAACCGTCCGGCAGCGTCGCGTCGACCTGTGGAAGTCGCTTACTGATACCTTTCCCCGACCGCTGTGCGAGTTTGACAACGAAATCGTCCAGATCGTCTTCACCGTGATACACGTTGGAGATGATCTGTTCGTATTCGGAATGGTAGACGAAGACGGGCGAGTTGTACCCGTCACAGGAGATGTCCTCGACGTTGATGTCGTGTTTGACCGGATCGATTCGTTCGTAGCCGATGAAGTCGCGTTTTAACATGTACAGCAACTTTTCGACCTGGTACTCGTTGAGGGTGTCAGGATCTTCCTCGAGAAGTATCGGTTCCGGCCTGACCGAAATACCCTGGAGCGGTGCGTGCGTTTCCGCCTCATCTTCGTCGTCGCTATCTTCGTCATCGTCGAAGAACTCTTTGAACGACTCGATGATTCCCATCGTCGTCGCGTTGCTCGACTCTTCGAACAGATCGTATCGTTTGAGCAACCGACGGGTCTCTCGTTCGATGACCTCTCTACGGCCGTCCTCGTTTCGCTTGTTCTTGACGCCATCGTCGGCGTACTTGATCGCCGTTCTGAGTTTCCCCGAGAGAAATTCCTGTAGTTCCCGTTCGATCTCGTTTCGGTACGGCTCGACGACGTAGTACTTCTTCTCGTTTTCTTTCTCCGAGTGGAAGATGATGATGAACGAATACGGTTTGTTGACCCAGTATCGCTCCGTCTCTTTGAAGTGGAGTTTCTTCTCAAACGGAACGGTTTTTTCGAGATCGTATCGGTTGACGACGGTCGTATTCCCGTGATCGGTCGAGAAGAACTCGTCTTCATCCAGGTCTTCGTTGACGTCGACCGTCCGTTCGTCGACGAGCTCGTCGAGTTCCATCGCCGCGTTACCTGCGGCGTGAAGCTGGGATTCGATCGAATCGGGATCGAATCCGAGCGCCTCTTCGCCGTCGAACCGATCGATGTCACCCTCTTTCGTCCGTGGTCGCGATCCGTCGTCGTCGTAGTAGTACTCCCACTTGTAGTGCTCCCAGGTGTAGACATCTTTGACCACGGGCGTCGTTTCCGGGTTAACGTACTCGAGAAATTCGTTCCAGAGATATTTCGCATTCGGAGCGAACGTCTCGGTGATCAGTGATTCGACATCGTCCGGGTGGTATCCAAGATAGGTCGTCGGGTCGAAATCGACCCGATCCCAGTCGGAGCCACGTGGAACGGATGCACGCCCGTCCGCGTCGAGGCCGAGCTGTTGACCCGAATCGGTCGAATCTTCTGGGTAGAGCGTCGAAACGTCCGTCTCGTACCCGTACTCGGTCATGAAATCCTCCCACGTGTACGATCCTACTCGAACGGCTGCGCCGCTCGTCGGACCGCTCGTTTCATCGGAATCCGGGGTCGAATCTGACGAGTCCCCGTCAGAAAATCCCCGAACGCCGGTGTGGTCGCCCTCGTCAATAGCCATTAACACCCTCCAAACACTCACCCATCAAAAAATTCATCCACAAATTATCGGGCATGATAATTCGAACCACACCACGGTCCGGCGTTCTCCCGTCCGGTTGACACCCTAACATTTCAAACCCTGTGCACATATGATTCGATCTGTGTATGTTCGTACCTCACGGGTCTTTTATTTTATGATTGTTGACTCTCTGTTCACATTACTTATTGATCTATAAGCTTCGGTAACGGTCATCGACCATCGGGCAGTGGCGACTGGTACAGTGGGTGAAATTGGATCTACCGCCACACGCAAACTGAACCGACTTCTCAAATTCGCACTCCGCTACCGGCCCACTCCCCCTCAAAGCCACGGACGGGCGTGACGGGAGTCGAACCACGCCTGAGAACCCACTCGCTCCGCTCGTGAAACCTCTGTCTGATTCGAATCCCACAATCCGTCATCGGCATCGCTTCGCTCAGCACGATGACGGGCGTGACGGGATTCGAACCCGTGATCAGAAGGTTAGGAACCTACTGCCCTCTCCGCTAGGCCACACGCCCCGGGGCTGAAAACGGAGTCAGTTCGTTTCCGTTTCGGTGTCGGTCTCGGCTTCGGTGTCGTCGTCGGTGACGACTTCGTCGGTGTCTTCTTCGGTCGCTTCTTCGAATCCGGTCTCTCGCATCTCTTCGAGTTCGGTTTCGACTTTCTCTTTTCCTTTCTGGAACTCACCCATGGCCTCTCCGGTCGACCTGGCGAGCTTCGGAATCTTGTTGGCTCCGAACAACAAGATCGCGATGAAGAGGATGATCAAGAGCTCTGGACCCCCGGGTACGCCGGGGATGAACAGTGGTGCGATTTCGGCTACCATCTCTATCCGAACCTTACCGACTGGCAATTATAACCTTTTTGGACCGAACAGGTAAGTAATGCTGGACGAACTCGGCAGATACGACCAGTAACTACGCAATTTCCGCACTGTCCGACGCTAAAACCATCTGGGATGGCGTGTCCTCTTGGCCCATCTCGTCTCTAATTGGAAGCGAACTCTCGAACGAGAGGTCGAGCTGGCCGCACAGTGCGGGCGGAAAACCAACCGTGTGCTGGACGACACTCACTCATCACATACTCGCCAACGTAGGGCTTTTTGCCACCGCAGGATATCTTCAGGTATGACCAATTCGACTTCCGGAGGCCGGCGCGTGTACGATCCAGCCGACTCACACGCGTTTCCAGACGAGAAGCTGAACTCCGTCCTCGAGTACGTAGCCGAAGACGAAGAGATCAACGCCTTCCTCGACGCGCAGAACGTAAACGCCGTCGAGCGGTTACAGTACAACGATCACGGACCGAAACACATCGACATCGTTCGAAATCGTGCGCTCTGTCTGTACGATCTCCTGAAAGCCAGTGACGTCGAGTTCAACGGCGCACAGCAACAATCACTCGACGAAGCCGACGAATCGGTCATCATTGCACTCGCGGCGACGTTACACGACGTCGGCCACACCGTCCATCGCGATCGACACGCGTTTTACTCGATCCCGCTCGCCTCCGACATCCTCGATCGAATTCTGCCGGAGTTTTACGACGTCAGCGAGGCCGTTCGCATGCGCGGTGAAATTCTTCACGCGATCCTCTGTCATCACAGCCCCGTCGAACCGCTCACCACCGAAGCCGGCATCATCAGGGTCGCAGACGCCCTCGACATGGAGCGCGGACGCTCGCGAATACCCTACGAACACGGTGGTCGCGGAATCAACACCCTCTCCAGTCAGGCGATCAGTCGCGTCTCGCTCCACGAAGGTAACTCGAGTCCGGTGATGGTCGAAATCGAGATGACGAACGCCGCCGGCGTCTATCAGGTGGACAACCTCCTGAAAGCAAAACTAAACGGCTCCGGGCTCGAAGATCACGTCAGGATCGTCGCCGTCAACACCAACGAGAACCGCGATCAACTGGTCGAACGGATCGAACTCTAATCGCGCGCGGGCGCTGTCGCATCACTTTTCTCGGTTCCCGTCTCACGTATCGACGATGTCGACACAACTCGCCGTTCTCGCCCTGGTGACCGGTCTCCTGACCGGCGGACTGTTCAGATTTCTCTCGATACCGATTCCGGCCCCACCCGAACTCCCCGGATTGCTCGGTATCGTCGGGCTCTTTCTCGGCTACAAGCTCGTCGATCACGTAGACGTCGGAATCGACGTGATAGACGTCTTCGGCATCTAACTCTCCTCACAGTTCGTACCCTCGGCTACCAATCTGAATCGATTTCAACACTGCTTCGAACCGAGAAAAACCTCGCCAATCGGCTTCAGTAACTGCGGATTTTGGGCTCGTAGGTCTTCTCCTCGCCGTCGAGGATTACCGGTCGGTAGAAGATGTTCGGTTCGCCGTCGTTCCAGGAAATCAGCGTGTGTTTGAGCCAGTTCTCGTCGTCTCGTCGCTGGTTCTCCTGGCGCCAGTGAGCCCCTCGGAACTCGTTACGCACGAGCGCGCCGAGAGTGATCGTCTCGGCGACGTCGATCAGGTTGCGCGTCTCGTAGGTCATCTGGAGGTCGGTGTTGAACGTACGCGACGGATCGGCGACGCCGACGTTCTGGTACTCTTCGCGACACTCCCGGATGACCTTCAATGCCCGCTTTAGCCCCGCTTCGGTGCGGAACACGTTGACGTCCGCGGTCATCGCTTCCTGCAACTTCGCTCGGATGTCGGCGTGATTCGTCCCGTCGTGTTCGAGCAGATACTCGACGCGCTCGCGTTCGGCCTCGACTGCTCGTTCGAGAACGTCCTCGCCGGCGGTCAGTTGGCCGCTCCCGTCGGTCGCCACTTCGCCCGCGGCTTTGGATTCGCCGAGGCCGGCACGACCCGGCTGGACCGGCGAGTCAAGGTCCGTTTCGTCTTCGACGTCCTCACCGTACCCGGTAACGATTTCGGCCTCGCCGAGATCTTCGCCGGCTGCGTGTCTGCCCGCTCGCTTTCCGAAGACGATGAGTTCGGGGAGGGCGTTGCCACCCAGTCGGTTCGCTCCGTGGACGGAGACGCAGGCACACTCGCCTGCGGCGTAAAGCCCGGAGATGCACGTCTCGCCGTTCTCGTCGGTTTCGATCCCGCCCATCGCGTAGTGCTGGCCGGGCTTGACCGGCATCGGTTCGACGAGCCCGTCGACGCCTTCGAAGTCCTCCGCGAGGTGGAGGATGTTCTCGAGTCGATCGAGAATCCGTTCCTCGCCGAGGTGGCGCATGTCGAGGTAGACGTACTCGTCGTTGACTCCCCGTCCTTCGTTCACCTCGGTTAACTCGGCTCGCGAGACGACGTCACGTGAGGCCAACTCACCGGCGTTGTTCGCGTATCCTCGTTCGAACATGAACCGCTCGCCGTCTTCGTTGTAGAGGATGCCGCCTTCGCCGCGAACGCCCTCGGAGATCAACACTCCGGTGGAGGGAAGCGACGTCGGGTGGAACTGGACGAATTCCATGTCTTCGAGCGGCACGCCGGCGCGGTAGGCGATGGCGTGCCCGTCGCCCGTACAGGAGACGGCGTTCGTGGTGTGGTCGAACGCCTGACCGGGACCGCCGGTCGTCAGGACGACGCCGTCGTTCGCTTTGAATCCTTCAATGTTCCCGGACTGGACGTCGTAGGCGACGACGCCGTGGCAGGTCCGATCGTTCGGGTCTGGCTCGTCGGTGACGGCCAGATTCATCACGTACCACTCGTCGTAGACCTGAATCCCTCGCTTGACGACCTGCTCGTACATCGTGTGAAGCAGGTGGTGGCCGGTCTCCGCACCGGCGTAGGTGGTTCGCGGGAACGAGAGCCCGCCGAACGGTCGCTGGGAGACGGTTCCGTCCTCCTCGCGGGAGAAGGGCATACCCCAGTGTTCGAGTCTGATCGTGTCTTCGGGAGCGTCCTGGGCCAGCGTCTCGATGGCGGGTGCGTCTCCGAGGTAGTCGGAGCCTTTCATCGTGTCGTAGGCGTGTAGCTCCCAGTCGTCGCCCTCTCGAAGCGCGGCGTTGATGCCACCTTCGGCCGCACCGGTGTGACTTCTGACCGGATGAAGCTTCGTGACGATCGCCGTATCGGCGCCCGCCTCGTTCGCTGCGATCGCGGCCCGGAGGCCGGCCCCTCCGGCGCCGACTACGATTACGTCGTGTTCGTACATGGTTACCAGAATTTCAGGTTTTTCTTCACGGCTTCACGCTTGAGCTCCTGAATGTGCTCGGTGAGCGGGATGTCTTTCGGACACACCTCGGTGCACGAAAACTGCGTCTGACACCGCCAGACGCCGTGTTCCTGCTCGATGATGCGAAGTCGGTGTTCGGTGAGTTCCTCCTCTTCGCGCTCGTCCATCGCAAACCGGTACGCCTTGTTGATCGCCGCGGGACCCAGGTACTGGTTGTCCCCGGCGGCGATGTTACACGAGGACATACACGCCGCACACCAGATACAGCGCGTCGACATCTTGACCTTCTCACGGTTCTCGGGCGATTGTCGCTGTTCTTCGAGATCGGATGCAGGCGGGGTGTCTTCGGACTGGAAGTACGGTTCGACGGCGTGCATCTGCTCGTAGAAGTGTTCCATCTCGACGACCAGGTCCTTTATCACCTCCTGGTGTGGAAGCGGTTCGACCCTGACGGGCTGGTCGAGTTCGGAAATCTGTGTCTTACAGGCGAGTCGCTGTCGGCCGTTGATGAAGAACGCGTCGGAGCCACAGACGGCCTGTCGGCACGAGTGTCGGAACGTAAGCGACGAGTCGAACTCGTCGCGGGCGTAGATAACCGCGTCGAGGACGGTCATTCCCTTTTCGAACGGAACGTGGAAGTCGTCGAAGCGGGGTTTCTGCTTCGCCTCGACTTCGGGGTCGAATCGGAACACCTTGAGGTGAACCGTCTCCCCGGTCGGTTCGGCCTCCTCGGCTGCCTTCTCCCGTTCGGCCTGTCGCGATGCTTTCTGCGCCATGCGTCGGTCCTGGGGTGAGGGCTCGGTGTCCGCCGATTCCTCTCCAGGTTCGGTCTCTTCCGTCTGTGGCGGTTGTTCTTGTTGGGTGCTCATACGATCCCTCCCATGATGAGTGCGACGTAGGTTCCCTGGGCGACGAGCGCGAGTCCGGCGAGCGACAGGATGACGAGGACGACGCGCTTTGGCGTCCCCGAGAGGCCCTGGTTGACCAGGGCGTTGTACACTCCGTTGACCCCGTGGAACGCCGCGGCCCACAGGAACAGGATCATCGTCAGCATGTAACCCAGGTTCTCCATTCGCATCTGCGTGCCGGCGAACGTTATCTCCCACGCGTGATTGACGAAGTGGAGTAAGAAGAAGTGAAACGCCAGCGTGACGATGAGAAAGGCTGCCGTCACTCGCTGGAGGAGCCAGGCGGTCCCACCGGGGGTAAAACTCGAGTAGCGTTCGGCCATCAGAGACCCACCTCCGTCATGAAGGTCGGGACGCTCGCGACCGTGATCGCGGCCGTGACGATCAGCGAGACGTAGAAGCTCTTATCCTGGCTGTCGAGTCCGATTCCGAGGTCGATAAGCAACAGCCGGAGGCCGTTTAGGATGTGAAAGACCGCGACTGCCAACAGACCGACTTCGAGAACCCGGACGATGAACAGGCCCTCGAGACCCTGTAGCGTGGTCGTGTAGATGTCGTCTCCGGCCATGATGGCGGTTTCCGGTTCCCCTGCGGCACCGATGGCCGTGCTCAACACGGCGATGTGGGTGAACAGGTAGCCGATCAGAATCCAGCCGGTGAACTTGTGGAGGATCCACGCCCACATTCCGGGCGCGAACTCCCGCCACCGACCGAAGTCCTCGACGAGACCGCGGTTGTAAGACTGGCTCATGTGCTCATCCGTGGGGTCACACCCCGCTGGTATAGAAGTTACTTTCCGTCGCCGCCACCACCGCCCGTGACGGCGCTTCGAGCCACCGCTTCCCGAATCAGTTCGGCCGTATCGGTCAGGTGCCGGCACCTGTCCCCGCTCGTCCCGTGTGGACGGTCCGTTCGCCGTCTATAGCGCTCGAAACCGGTCGATCGGGCCGACCGGAGAGTACGGGCTACCCGTCGCCGAAGACGGGAAGCGACTTCGCGAGTTCGCGTTCGAGGGCGGTGAGCGTGTCGTCGTCGAGCGCGACGAGGTGACAGAGCGGGTTACCCGGGTAGACGACGGGATTTTCGAGCACGCCCACGATGAGGCCGGTGAACGGGGCTTCGACCTGGACGATGTCGTCTTCCTCTTTGAACGGATTCGTGATCGTGCAGATGACCTCTCCCTCGCGGACGAGTTCGCTTCGCCCGAGTTTCATGTCGACGATCCCGCCGGCGTCGGCCCGTAACCAGGTCTTATCGCCCGCGTCCGAGATGACGGTTCGCCAGCCGGGCCAGTGAACTGACGAGTCGGGGTGACAGCCGAGTTCGGCGAGGACGCTCGCGACGCCCGTCAGCGCGCGATCGATGAGTCCTCGCTGGAATCGGTGTGCCTCGCCCATCTCGATCGTGATCGTGGGGATACCGGCGTCGGTCGACTCCCGTCGCAGCGTCCCTTCGGGTCCGCGCCCATCGATGATGACGTTCGAACTGAACGCGTGAGCGAGTCGTTTGACCGCCGGATTGTCGGTGTTCGCGCGAACGTGAAGCATGTTCGTCCGACCCCGAGTCGACGTGTGAAAATCGAGTCCAAAGTCACAAGGGGCGATGAAGTTCCTGAAGATCCGGTGGGCCATCCGTTTAGCGCTGGTCGATTCTTCGTCGCCGGG
This region includes:
- a CDS encoding type II secretion system F family protein, yielding MSFQQRDPSDTRFGDSDTLGDTFYPVYARLFSDDSQFAADVEKKLAQARMTDTVEMYLSRAIGIGFISGLFLWILGLLIGWAVFGTGLVEVEEIFGVPMSSETMLNLWETVKIPTLVILCGIVFGSLGFALGFGSLVAVPYSRASARKREINMLLTDSVSFMYALSVGGLNQLEILEAMAEADDTYGEVSKEFQSIVNETEYFDTDYRTAIRNQAIETPSDELSQFLTDMLSIVNSGGDMESFLSDKKEKHMRTAKQQQELTLETLELFGEMYMTLSLFPLLLIIILVIMQMIPGSDVSISMIYISVYALIPLTGIGFIVLVSTVKHDEIGDGYLSPDGGHERLRATQNSSLLDLGLIEQFTGSHRVFDRIKNREGTHETMNVLQRPHHFFRENPMYTLALTVPAVLVIVTSAMVQDSAPTSWSGMQENPVWGTFIYVYFPVYATMIPLAIFYEWNVRSRHQVVSTLSEDLRKLSSANDTGLTLLESLKSVSDTTNGKLAGEFEQMHTKVNYGMSLKATMIEFNNKYHIPRLARTVKLITKAQEASNQISNVLRTAARASENHDDIERDRKSRTRMQVVIIIMTFMTMLAVIAILQTQFLETMSGLGTEGEVDADQAQAAGGPMSDMDLSDNIDVNLMSLLFFHAVTMHAILSGFISGYMRDAKLLSGLKYVIALSTVALVSWSLIA
- a CDS encoding ATPase, T2SS/T4P/T4SS family, which codes for MAIDEGDHTGVRGFSDGDSSDSTPDSDETSGPTSGAAVRVGSYTWEDFMTEYGYETDVSTLYPEDSTDSGQQLGLDADGRASVPRGSDWDRVDFDPTTYLGYHPDDVESLITETFAPNAKYLWNEFLEYVNPETTPVVKDVYTWEHYKWEYYYDDDGSRPRTKEGDIDRFDGEEALGFDPDSIESQLHAAGNAAMELDELVDERTVDVNEDLDEDEFFSTDHGNTTVVNRYDLEKTVPFEKKLHFKETERYWVNKPYSFIIIFHSEKENEKKYYVVEPYRNEIERELQEFLSGKLRTAIKYADDGVKNKRNEDGRREVIERETRRLLKRYDLFEESSNATTMGIIESFKEFFDDDEDSDDEDEAETHAPLQGISVRPEPILLEEDPDTLNEYQVEKLLYMLKRDFIGYERIDPVKHDINVEDISCDGYNSPVFVYHSEYEQIISNVYHGEDDLDDFVVKLAQRSGKGISKRLPQVDATLPDGSRAQLTLGQEVSDHGTNYTIRQFKDVPFTPIDLINWNTFSLDEMAFLWLSIENHKSLIFAGGTASGKTTSLNAVSLFIPANTKIVSIEDTREVELPQRNWIASMTRPSFSDDSTGDIDEFDLLEAALRQRPDYIVMGEIRGEEGRTLFQVMSTGHTTYTTFHADSVDEVLKRFTTDPINVSKTMFTALDLVSIQTQTRVQGRKVRRNKSLTEINHYEAENDEINVQDVYQWQAETDEYLKMGDSNTLDEIMFDRGWNYEKLQDELFKRKVILAYLIRNGLNTYAEVAATVQAFINDPDTILTLIANDQLEHSLADLREMESVKIDVDPEKEELVPRPDASTETYNLSMDILERAEESLFDEYRGRVPSGLASALEQVEADETAFEPTDEEAFDFDEAFVTGPAPEWGADEDEAFTFDEPSAEAGVEAEAETPSWLEDDGIETKTVEASGTAQETVETDESEAVAHPPALEGSDDPTESAELDATSDDTLELEEPSPTISDPDATDRSADDSGDGLESLFTGMEDTLEALESGTIESEPSEEDDSLQPDTSDFDSMFPEDDLASIFSPGGDESDESEPEWDLGRRARTKEVSKTDRSDRATDDETEWEPASDSADDAWESGELQSEQSTGDESTDNTEDDDTGSIFGTEDGPMFDDTEPDTGDSGSIFDRESDEESIFGSSEQDENEASPRSETGSDDVNEAEGDEQADRFDEEDES
- the tatA gene encoding twin-arginine translocase TatA/TatE family subunit, which gives rise to MVAEIAPLFIPGVPGGPELLIILFIAILLFGANKIPKLARSTGEAMGEFQKGKEKVETELEEMRETGFEEATEEDTDEVVTDDDTEAETDTETETN
- a CDS encoding HD domain-containing protein: MTNSTSGGRRVYDPADSHAFPDEKLNSVLEYVAEDEEINAFLDAQNVNAVERLQYNDHGPKHIDIVRNRALCLYDLLKASDVEFNGAQQQSLDEADESVIIALAATLHDVGHTVHRDRHAFYSIPLASDILDRILPEFYDVSEAVRMRGEILHAILCHHSPVEPLTTEAGIIRVADALDMERGRSRIPYEHGGRGINTLSSQAISRVSLHEGNSSPVMVEIEMTNAAGVYQVDNLLKAKLNGSGLEDHVRIVAVNTNENRDQLVERIEL
- a CDS encoding XapX domain-containing protein produces the protein MSTQLAVLALVTGLLTGGLFRFLSIPIPAPPELPGLLGIVGLFLGYKLVDHVDVGIDVIDVFGI
- a CDS encoding FAD-binding protein, with protein sequence MYEHDVIVVGAGGAGLRAAIAANEAGADTAIVTKLHPVRSHTGAAEGGINAALREGDDWELHAYDTMKGSDYLGDAPAIETLAQDAPEDTIRLEHWGMPFSREEDGTVSQRPFGGLSFPRTTYAGAETGHHLLHTMYEQVVKRGIQVYDEWYVMNLAVTDEPDPNDRTCHGVVAYDVQSGNIEGFKANDGVVLTTGGPGQAFDHTTNAVSCTGDGHAIAYRAGVPLEDMEFVQFHPTSLPSTGVLISEGVRGEGGILYNEDGERFMFERGYANNAGELASRDVVSRAELTEVNEGRGVNDEYVYLDMRHLGEERILDRLENILHLAEDFEGVDGLVEPMPVKPGQHYAMGGIETDENGETCISGLYAAGECACVSVHGANRLGGNALPELIVFGKRAGRHAAGEDLGEAEIVTGYGEDVEDETDLDSPVQPGRAGLGESKAAGEVATDGSGQLTAGEDVLERAVEAERERVEYLLEHDGTNHADIRAKLQEAMTADVNVFRTEAGLKRALKVIRECREEYQNVGVADPSRTFNTDLQMTYETRNLIDVAETITLGALVRNEFRGAHWRQENQRRDDENWLKHTLISWNDGEPNIFYRPVILDGEEKTYEPKIRSY
- a CDS encoding succinate dehydrogenase/fumarate reductase iron-sulfur subunit, which produces MSTQQEQPPQTEETEPGEESADTEPSPQDRRMAQKASRQAEREKAAEEAEPTGETVHLKVFRFDPEVEAKQKPRFDDFHVPFEKGMTVLDAVIYARDEFDSSLTFRHSCRQAVCGSDAFFINGRQRLACKTQISELDQPVRVEPLPHQEVIKDLVVEMEHFYEQMHAVEPYFQSEDTPPASDLEEQRQSPENREKVKMSTRCIWCAACMSSCNIAAGDNQYLGPAAINKAYRFAMDEREEEELTEHRLRIIEQEHGVWRCQTQFSCTEVCPKDIPLTEHIQELKREAVKKNLKFW